From Salarias fasciatus chromosome 12, fSalaFa1.1, whole genome shotgun sequence, the proteins below share one genomic window:
- the klhl22 gene encoding kelch-like protein 22 isoform X1, with protein MKPECVAMADNGALSPMGGRAGSSGRPGRQTYRSSAHFRSVLDGLLALRQSGILFDVVLVVEGRAIQAHRILLAASCDYFRGMFAGGLRETKQKEIPIHGVTYNAMKKILDYIYTSEIELDLECVQEVLIAATLVQLEKVIGFCCDFLVSWLDESNILEVHKLADLYGLQQLNARLHSYMLRNIQTLSRTDVYRQLPEEEVFKVLSSNELQVSCENEVYEAALHYHYSPEQVETDQVYLQVSEKDNLKMLDAVRFCLIERSVLQRLHGRLNQCPLKDSVSAALRYHEQEVWQPVLQSPLTQPRSTFSCIMGFGGMFSASFADSEHLFQVYHPSWSEWRTLSAASTPRMSNQGIAVLNNFIYLIGGDKNTSGFRAETRCWRYDPRCNSWCLIQPLQQQHADHCVCVVGGHIYAVGGRDYSSELDSVERYDPHTNTWEFVSPLKREVYAHAGAVVDGKMYITCGRRGMAYLKETYCFDPAANQWTECAEGPVGRAWHGMAALNGRVYVIGGSNDERGYRRDVLKVACFDPAANSWSLVTPLPAGHGEPGVAVLGGRIYVLGGRSHDKGNRMKYVHVYNASADEWESGTEFKDRVSGLAACVVLVSPAVIAQARSWEQRTKASWEEVDMDDSEDSSED; from the exons aTGAAGCCCGAGTGCGTCGCCATGGCTGATAACGGGGCGCTGAGCCCGATGGGGGGACGCGCTGGCTCCTCAGGCCGTCCGGGCCGACAGACGTACCGGAGTTCAGCCCACTTCCGCAGCGTGCTGGACGGCCTGCTGGCGCTCAGACAGAGCGGCATCCTCTTCGacgtggtgctggtggtggagggTCGAGCCATCCAAGCCCACCGCATCCTGCTGGCTGCGTCCTGTGATTACTTCAG GGGCATGTTTGCTGGAGGCCTTCGGGAGACTAAGCAGAAGGAGATTCCCATTCATGGAGTAACTTACAACGCCATGAAGAAAATCCTGGACTACATCTATACATCAGAGATTGAGCTGGACCTGGAGTGTGTGCAGGAAGTCCTGATCGCCGCCACGCTGGTGCAG CTGGAGAAAGTCATTGGCTTCTGCTGCGACTTTCTCGTCTCCTGGCTGGACGAAAGCAACATTTTGGAGGTGCACAAGCTGGCCGACCTGTacggactgcagcagctcaaCGCCAGGCTGCACTCCTACATGCTCAGGAACATCCAGACTCTGTCTCGGACCGACGTGTATCGGCAGCTTCCCGAAGAGGAAGTCTTCAAAGTCCTGAGCAGCAACGAGCTCCAAGTGAGCTGCGAGAACGAGGTGTACGAGGCGGCGCTTCACTACCACTACAGCCCCGAGCAGGTGGAGACTGACCAGGTCTACTTGCAGGTCAGTGAGAAG GACAACCTGAAGATGCTGGACGCCGTGCGCTTTTGCCTCATTGAGAGGTCGGTGTTGCAGAGGCTGCACGGCAGGCTGAACCAGTGTCCGCTGAAGGACTCGGTCTCGGCCGCTCTCCGCTACCACGAGCAGGAGGTGTGGCAGCCCGTCCTGCAGAGTCCGCTCACCCAGCCGCGCTCCACCTTCAGCTGCATCATGGGCTTCGGGGGGATGTTCTCCGCCTCCTTCGCCGACAGCGAGCACCTGTTTCAGGTTTACCACCCGAGCTGGAGCGAGTGGAGGACGCTCAGTGCGGCGAGCACGCCCCGCATGTCCAACCAGGGCATCGCCGTGCTCAACAACTTTATTTATCTTATTGGAGGGGACAAAAACACCAGTGGCTTCAGAGCAGAGACCCGCTGCTGGAG GTACGACCCTCGCTGCAACAGCTGGTGCTTGATccagccgctgcagcagcagcacgcagATCACTGCGTCTGCGTTGTGGGCGGCCATATTTACGCCGTCGGCGGGCGGGACTACAGCAGTGAGCTGGACTCGGTGGAGCGCTACGACCCGCACACCAACACCTGGGAGTTTGTTTCCCCCCTGAAGAGAGAG GTGTATGCCCATGCTGGAGCAGTGGTGGATGGGAAAATGTACATAACCTGCGGGCGCCGGGGAATGGCGTACCTGAAGGAGACCTACTGCTTCGACCCCGCGGCCAATCAGTGGACGGAGTGCGCGGAGGGACCGGTGGGGCGGGCGTGGCACGGCATGGCGGCGCTGAACGGACGCGTCTACGTCATCGGGGGAAGCAACGACGAGCGCGGATACCGCCGGGACGTCCTGAAG GTGGCGTGCTTCGACCCTGCAGCCAACTCCTGGTCTTTAGTGACTCCTCTGCCCGCTGGGCACGGCGAGCCCGGAGTGGCCGTGCTCGGCGGTCGGATCTACGTCCTGGGAGGACGCTCGCACGACAAGGGCAACAGGATGAAGTACGTTCACGTGTACAACGCCAGCGCGGACGAGTGGGAGAGCGGGACCGAGTTCAAGGACCGGGTCTCCGGGCTGGCGGCGTGCGTGGTGCTGGTGTCCCCCGCCGTCATCGCTCAGGCCCGGAGCTGGGAGCAGCGCACCAAGGCCTCATGGGAGGAGGTCGACATGGACGACTCGGAGGACTCCAGTGAGGACTGA
- the tbx16 gene encoding T-box transcription factor 16, whose product MQSIRDLKSNFSGPPPSSTPAGPDAYLQSNIRMNLEDPELWKTFHEIGTEMIITKSGRRMFPHCKVNISGLIPCAKYILLVDMVPEDGFRYKWNKEKWEVAGKAEPQPPCRTYLHPDSPAPGSHWMKQSVSFLKLKLTNNTLDQHGHIILHSMHRYHPRFHIVQADDLFSVRWSVFQTFTFPETSFTAVTAYQNTKITKLKIDHNPFAKGFRDEGTNKKRRANKNPACLEKRSKTSDMLSKDCEEDRASEFCPSSFEGFEEEEVELPKKKVGDAIKEERYSPWGAERENNVATSSPAGADAREMYNTEQLVPTPASYQPYKFHEYGKSPSPSSSVGSSASGSGRSSFESRAPDVATVPDHESSKLRAHEIGPSHCGPQALPGPQEYSGVLNMSVAQSGKPGVIGHHIYGPYSSEQHLGQWSGPGPAQYPPPPHLTADYTTQAVHHGYHHGNVAEWSQYPLFSYSCW is encoded by the exons ATGCAGTCCATCAGAG ACTTGAAGTCCAACTTCAGTggccctcctccttcctccacgcCTGCCGGTCCTGATGCGTATCTGCAGAGCAACATCAGGATGAATCTGGAAGACCCTGAACTCTGGAAGACCTTTCATGAGATCGGGACAGAGATGATTATCACTAAATCGGGCAG GAGAATGTTTCCACACTGTAAAGTGAACATATCGGGGCTTATTCCATGCGCCAAATATATCTTACTGGTTGACATGGTTCCAGAGGACGGATTCAGGTATAAG TGGAATAAAGAAAAGTGGGAGGTGGCAGGAAAAGCGGAGCCTCAGCCTCCCTGCAGGACCTACCTCCACCCGGACTCTCCGGCCCCGGGGAGCCACTGGATGAAGCAGTCCGTCTCCTTCCTCAAGCTCAAGCTCACCAACAATACGCTTGACCAGCATGGACAC ATCATTTTGCACTCAATGCATCGCTACCACCCGCGCTTCCACATCGTCCAGGCCGACGACCTCTTCAGTGTCCGCTGGAGTGTTTTTCAGACTTTCACGTTCCCCGAGACGTCCTTCACTGCGGTCACGGCGTACCAGAATACCAAG ATCACAAAACTGAAGATCGACCACAACCCGTTTGCCAAAGGGTTCCGGGATGAGGGAACTAATAAGAAAAG ACGTGCAAACAAGAACCCAGCATGCCTGGAAAAAAGGAGCAAGACGTCGGACATGTTGAGCAAAGACTGCGAGGAGGACAGAGCGTCAG AGTTCTGCCCCTCATCGTTTGAGGGcttcgaggaggaggaagtggagctgCCCAAAAAGAAAGTCGGGGACGCCATTAAGGAGGAGCGTTACTCCCCTTGGGGAGCCGAGCGGGAGAACAACGTGGCGACCAGCTCTCCTGCCGGGGCGGACGCCAGAGAGATGTACAACACGGAGCAGCTGGTTCCCACTCCGGCCTCTTACCAGCCATACAA GTTTCACGAGTACGGGaagtctccgtctccctcctccagcgtcGGCAGCAGCGCCAGCGGGTCGGGCCGCAGCAGCTTCGAGTCCCGGGCTCCAGACGTCGCCACCGTGCCCGACCACGAGTCGTCCAAGCTCCGCGCGCACGAGATCGGCCCGTCCCACTGCGGCCCCCAGGCCCTGCCCGGTCCCCAGGAGTACAGCGGGGTGCTCAACATGTCCGTGGCCCAGAGCGGGAAGCCGGGGGTGATCGGCCACCACATCTACGGCCCCTACAGCTCCGAGCAGCACCTGGGCCAGTGGAGCGGCCCCGGGCCGGCCCAGTACCCCCCGCCTCCCCACCTCACCGCCGACTACACCACGCAGGCGGTGCACCATGGGTATCACCACGGCAACGTGGCCGAGTGGAGCCAGTATCCTCTGTTTTCTTACTCCTGCTGGTGA
- the klhl22 gene encoding kelch-like protein 22 isoform X2 produces MKPECVAMADNGALSPMGGRAGSSGRPGRQTYRSSAHFRSVLDGLLALRQSGILFDVVLVVEGRAIQAHRILLAASCDYFRGMFAGGLRETKQKEIPIHGVTYNAMKKILDYIYTSEIELDLECVQEVLIAATLVQLEKVIGFCCDFLVSWLDESNILEVHKLADLYGLQQLNARLHSYMLRNIQTLSRTDVYRQLPEEEVFKVLSSNELQVSCENEVYEAALHYHYSPEQVETDQVYLQDNLKMLDAVRFCLIERSVLQRLHGRLNQCPLKDSVSAALRYHEQEVWQPVLQSPLTQPRSTFSCIMGFGGMFSASFADSEHLFQVYHPSWSEWRTLSAASTPRMSNQGIAVLNNFIYLIGGDKNTSGFRAETRCWRYDPRCNSWCLIQPLQQQHADHCVCVVGGHIYAVGGRDYSSELDSVERYDPHTNTWEFVSPLKREVYAHAGAVVDGKMYITCGRRGMAYLKETYCFDPAANQWTECAEGPVGRAWHGMAALNGRVYVIGGSNDERGYRRDVLKVACFDPAANSWSLVTPLPAGHGEPGVAVLGGRIYVLGGRSHDKGNRMKYVHVYNASADEWESGTEFKDRVSGLAACVVLVSPAVIAQARSWEQRTKASWEEVDMDDSEDSSED; encoded by the exons aTGAAGCCCGAGTGCGTCGCCATGGCTGATAACGGGGCGCTGAGCCCGATGGGGGGACGCGCTGGCTCCTCAGGCCGTCCGGGCCGACAGACGTACCGGAGTTCAGCCCACTTCCGCAGCGTGCTGGACGGCCTGCTGGCGCTCAGACAGAGCGGCATCCTCTTCGacgtggtgctggtggtggagggTCGAGCCATCCAAGCCCACCGCATCCTGCTGGCTGCGTCCTGTGATTACTTCAG GGGCATGTTTGCTGGAGGCCTTCGGGAGACTAAGCAGAAGGAGATTCCCATTCATGGAGTAACTTACAACGCCATGAAGAAAATCCTGGACTACATCTATACATCAGAGATTGAGCTGGACCTGGAGTGTGTGCAGGAAGTCCTGATCGCCGCCACGCTGGTGCAG CTGGAGAAAGTCATTGGCTTCTGCTGCGACTTTCTCGTCTCCTGGCTGGACGAAAGCAACATTTTGGAGGTGCACAAGCTGGCCGACCTGTacggactgcagcagctcaaCGCCAGGCTGCACTCCTACATGCTCAGGAACATCCAGACTCTGTCTCGGACCGACGTGTATCGGCAGCTTCCCGAAGAGGAAGTCTTCAAAGTCCTGAGCAGCAACGAGCTCCAAGTGAGCTGCGAGAACGAGGTGTACGAGGCGGCGCTTCACTACCACTACAGCCCCGAGCAGGTGGAGACTGACCAGGTCTACTTGCAG GACAACCTGAAGATGCTGGACGCCGTGCGCTTTTGCCTCATTGAGAGGTCGGTGTTGCAGAGGCTGCACGGCAGGCTGAACCAGTGTCCGCTGAAGGACTCGGTCTCGGCCGCTCTCCGCTACCACGAGCAGGAGGTGTGGCAGCCCGTCCTGCAGAGTCCGCTCACCCAGCCGCGCTCCACCTTCAGCTGCATCATGGGCTTCGGGGGGATGTTCTCCGCCTCCTTCGCCGACAGCGAGCACCTGTTTCAGGTTTACCACCCGAGCTGGAGCGAGTGGAGGACGCTCAGTGCGGCGAGCACGCCCCGCATGTCCAACCAGGGCATCGCCGTGCTCAACAACTTTATTTATCTTATTGGAGGGGACAAAAACACCAGTGGCTTCAGAGCAGAGACCCGCTGCTGGAG GTACGACCCTCGCTGCAACAGCTGGTGCTTGATccagccgctgcagcagcagcacgcagATCACTGCGTCTGCGTTGTGGGCGGCCATATTTACGCCGTCGGCGGGCGGGACTACAGCAGTGAGCTGGACTCGGTGGAGCGCTACGACCCGCACACCAACACCTGGGAGTTTGTTTCCCCCCTGAAGAGAGAG GTGTATGCCCATGCTGGAGCAGTGGTGGATGGGAAAATGTACATAACCTGCGGGCGCCGGGGAATGGCGTACCTGAAGGAGACCTACTGCTTCGACCCCGCGGCCAATCAGTGGACGGAGTGCGCGGAGGGACCGGTGGGGCGGGCGTGGCACGGCATGGCGGCGCTGAACGGACGCGTCTACGTCATCGGGGGAAGCAACGACGAGCGCGGATACCGCCGGGACGTCCTGAAG GTGGCGTGCTTCGACCCTGCAGCCAACTCCTGGTCTTTAGTGACTCCTCTGCCCGCTGGGCACGGCGAGCCCGGAGTGGCCGTGCTCGGCGGTCGGATCTACGTCCTGGGAGGACGCTCGCACGACAAGGGCAACAGGATGAAGTACGTTCACGTGTACAACGCCAGCGCGGACGAGTGGGAGAGCGGGACCGAGTTCAAGGACCGGGTCTCCGGGCTGGCGGCGTGCGTGGTGCTGGTGTCCCCCGCCGTCATCGCTCAGGCCCGGAGCTGGGAGCAGCGCACCAAGGCCTCATGGGAGGAGGTCGACATGGACGACTCGGAGGACTCCAGTGAGGACTGA